Genomic window (Melioribacteraceae bacterium):
TCGCGCAAAACAATATTTGATTGGCAATATGCTTCTTAGCCTCGAAAGTGTAAATAACCGGCAGATGAGAATCGCCCAATCATATATTTATTTCGGTAAAATTAAAAGTACACAAGAAACTATAGATAAAATTAATGCGGTTTCTAAAAAAGAAATTATAAATTTTGCTAACGAATTATTTGAAAATGGTACTCTAACAAGAGTAATTTTGTCTCAAAAAAATTTATTGCTCTCAAAAGCAGCTTAAAGGAAATGAAATATGCCGACAATCACTATTGACGGAAAACAGATAGAATTTAAACAGGGTCAAACTGTAATAGAAACCGCGCGCCAGGCTGGAATTGAAATCCCTCATTTCTGCTGGCATCCAAGTTTATCGGTTTCAGGTAATTGCCGGGTTTGCCTCGTTGAAATAGAGAAGATGCCCAAACTTGCAATTTCATGCGCTACTTTATCAACCGATGGAATGGTGGTACATACAAAATCGCAGAAAACTCTCGAAGCTAGAAACGCGGTGATGGAATTCATTTTAATTAATCATCCGTTGGATTGCCCAATCTGCGATGAAGCTGGCGAATGCAAGCTTCAAGATTATGCTTATCAACACAGCGTAGGTGAAAGTAGATTTGAAGAGATAAAACAGAGAAAAGAAAAAAGAGTTCAGCTCGGTCCACATATAAAATTTGATGGTGAAAGATGTATCTCCTGTTCTCGATGTATCCGATTTTCAGATGAAATCGCCAAAGAGAATCAACTTACATTTACCAAAAGGGGTGATAAAGTTACAATTACAACATTCCCGGGTGAATCATTCGATAATCCTTACACTCTTAATACTGTAGATATCTGTCCGGTTGGCGCATTAACTAATAACGATTTTCGCTTTAAATCGAGAGTGTGGGAGATGTCCTCAACAAACTCAATTTGTGTTGGATGCTCTCGCGGATGCAATATTGAAATTTGGGTTCGCAACAATGAAATATTACGATTAACCCCCCGCCAAAATGATGAGGTTAATAGTTACTGGATGTGTGATAATGGAAGATTGAATACATTTAAATTTGTTAATGCCGAAACTAGATTTGTTAATCCGGCAATTAGAATTGATGGTAACCTAACCGATTCTACATGGGATGAAATTATTCCTATTACGGTAAATAAAATTAAAGAATTTAAAAAGGGAGAAGTAAGTTTTATAGGATCAGCTTTCGCTACTGTTGAAGAGAACTATCTAATTCAAAAATTGGCAAAACAGTTTGGCTCTTCTCAAGTAGAATTTCTTGAATTTAATATCCCCGGCGATAAAGATGATATTTTAATTTGTGAAGATAAATCGCCAAACAGTGCCGGAGCAAAATTGGTAGGTTTAAAAGCTAGTGCCGATCTATCAACTTTGGCTCTTCAAATAAAGGAGAAGAAAATTAAAGCACTAGTTATTCTCAATGATGATTTATGTTCTGTGAATGAAGAATGGAAAGAGCTTTTAACTAAACTTGGATTATTAATTCAAATCGCTTCAAATAAAAATTTAACATCTGAATACGCGACCATAATTCTGCCGGCTTCAACATATGCTGAAAAGCATGGTACATTTGTAAATGTTCAAGGAAGAATTCAAAGGATTAAACCTGCAGTTATTACCGAAGAAATGGATAGAGCAATTGATGGAATGAATATGAGCCGCTGGGATAAGTTCGGAACTAAGTTTGATAGATGGAATCAAGGTAAAAAGTATAATTCTCGCCCTGCCTGGAAAATTTTAGCCGCTATCGGAAATGAGTTTGGCATAAAAAATAAATTTGATTTAGCAGAAAATGTGTTTAGCGAAATTTCATCCTCTAT
Coding sequences:
- a CDS encoding (2Fe-2S)-binding protein, which produces MPTITIDGKQIEFKQGQTVIETARQAGIEIPHFCWHPSLSVSGNCRVCLVEIEKMPKLAISCATLSTDGMVVHTKSQKTLEARNAVMEFILINHPLDCPICDEAGECKLQDYAYQHSVGESRFEEIKQRKEKRVQLGPHIKFDGERCISCSRCIRFSDEIAKENQLTFTKRGDKVTITTFPGESFDNPYTLNTVDICPVGALTNNDFRFKSRVWEMSSTNSICVGCSRGCNIEIWVRNNEILRLTPRQNDEVNSYWMCDNGRLNTFKFVNAETRFVNPAIRIDGNLTDSTWDEIIPITVNKIKEFKKGEVSFIGSAFATVEENYLIQKLAKQFGSSQVEFLEFNIPGDKDDILICEDKSPNSAGAKLVGLKASADLSTLALQIKEKKIKALVILNDDLCSVNEEWKELLTKLGLLIQIASNKNLTSEYATIILPASTYAEKHGTFVNVQGRIQRIKPAVITEEMDRAIDGMNMSRWDKFGTKFDRWNQGKKYNSRPAWKILAAIGNEFGIKNKFDLAENVFSEISSSIPSFKGVDYDSIGEQGITLNIKEKVAAV